One part of the Chryseobacterium mulctrae genome encodes these proteins:
- a CDS encoding RapZ C-terminal domain-containing protein, with protein MLHIDIHSFSYKKGGIPKDDSGNGGGFTFDCRGILNPGRVEEYKIQTGNDIGVQEYLETKTEMPQFLELIKNLVSINIDNYLGRGFENLQINFGCTGGQHRSVYSAIKIAHFIEEKYGDKVEISLHHDEQHQLNHK; from the coding sequence ATGCTACACATAGACATTCACAGTTTTTCATATAAAAAAGGAGGAATCCCTAAAGACGACTCTGGAAACGGAGGTGGTTTTACATTCGATTGCCGAGGAATTTTAAATCCGGGAAGAGTAGAAGAATATAAAATCCAGACCGGAAACGATATTGGAGTTCAGGAATATTTAGAAACAAAAACAGAGATGCCTCAGTTTTTAGAATTAATTAAAAACTTAGTTTCAATTAACATTGATAATTATTTAGGAAGAGGTTTTGAAAACCTGCAAATCAATTTCGGATGTACCGGAGGACAACACAGATCGGTTTATTCGGCCATTAAAATTGCTCATTTTATTGAAGAAAAATATGGTGATAAAGTAGAAATAAGTCTTCACCACGACGAGCAACACCAACTTAATCATAAGTAA
- a CDS encoding LOG family protein encodes MRTEGTRDESLENTELDINETKLHNSLREKTWDETITKDSWMVFKVMAEFVDGYEKMARIGPCVSIFGSARLKPESKYYQMAVEIAEKITKIGFGVITGGGPGIMEAGNKGAFNAEGKSIGLNIDLPFEQHFNPYINKLYSLNFDYFFVRKVMFVKYSQGFIVMPGGFGTLDELTEAMTLIQTNKIGRFPIVLVGSEFWGGLLEWFKETLLKEGMISDGDLDLYRVVDSADEAIAHIKAFYDKYSVNVNF; translated from the coding sequence ATGAGAACTGAAGGAACAAGAGACGAAAGTTTAGAAAATACAGAATTAGATATCAACGAAACTAAATTACATAATAGTTTACGCGAAAAAACCTGGGACGAAACCATTACCAAAGACAGCTGGATGGTTTTCAAAGTAATGGCAGAGTTTGTAGATGGCTACGAAAAAATGGCAAGAATAGGACCTTGCGTTTCTATTTTCGGGTCTGCAAGATTGAAACCTGAAAGTAAATATTACCAAATGGCTGTTGAAATTGCTGAAAAAATCACCAAAATAGGTTTCGGTGTAATTACAGGAGGTGGTCCCGGAATTATGGAAGCCGGAAACAAAGGAGCTTTCAATGCAGAAGGAAAATCAATCGGGCTAAATATCGACCTTCCTTTCGAACAACATTTTAATCCGTATATTAACAAACTGTATTCGCTGAATTTTGATTATTTCTTTGTAAGAAAAGTGATGTTTGTAAAATACTCTCAAGGATTTATTGTTATGCCGGGAGGATTTGGTACATTAGACGAACTTACTGAGGCAATGACTCTTATTCAAACCAATAAAATAGGACGTTTTCCAATTGTTTTGGTAGGATCTGAGTTTTGGGGCGGTTTGCTGGAATGGTTTAAAGAAACATTACTAAAAGAAGGAATGATCTCTGATGGTGATCTTGATCTTTACCGTGTGGTAGATAGCGCAGACGAAGCAATAGCTCACATTAAGGCTTTTTATGACAAGTACTCTGTGAACGTTAACTTTTAA
- a CDS encoding aminoglycoside phosphotransferase family protein, whose protein sequence is MTSENAKRFFENHFGEKSTQFLTLAQSGSARVNFLAQNQIGKYIITYNENIAENESFLYFSELFSELNLNTPKIFSVSEDRKLYIQEFLGEKTFSEIIAEEGLSENVKTLVKQTLKELFELQEKTNGKIDFQKTFEYESYDELPVMHDLYYFKNFVADVLELEYHKSSLLKEFKEIINLIQNLEPKGIMIRDFQARNIMVNNENKVSFIDYQSAMKGPLMYDVISFLFQAKANFPENFKNKMLNFYIQQFEDKEIQSQLKKSVKPIQMMRFLQVLGAYGFRGLIQRKQHFIASLDKGIQNITEFSEGWDEMKNYPELKKVIEQLSSEKVKFKILEILKVN, encoded by the coding sequence ATGACTTCTGAAAACGCAAAAAGATTTTTTGAAAACCATTTTGGCGAAAAATCAACTCAATTTCTTACGTTAGCTCAAAGCGGTTCTGCAAGGGTCAATTTTTTGGCTCAAAATCAAATCGGGAAATACATCATTACTTATAATGAGAATATTGCCGAAAATGAAAGTTTCCTGTATTTCTCAGAACTGTTTTCTGAACTGAATCTAAACACACCGAAAATATTCTCTGTTTCAGAAGACCGGAAATTATATATTCAGGAATTTTTAGGAGAAAAAACTTTTTCAGAAATCATTGCAGAAGAAGGTTTGTCTGAAAATGTAAAGACTTTGGTAAAGCAAACTCTTAAAGAGCTTTTTGAACTTCAGGAAAAAACAAACGGAAAAATAGATTTCCAAAAAACTTTTGAATACGAAAGTTATGACGAGCTTCCGGTAATGCATGATTTGTATTACTTTAAAAATTTCGTTGCTGATGTTTTAGAATTAGAATATCACAAATCATCTCTACTGAAAGAATTTAAAGAAATCATCAATCTGATACAAAACCTTGAGCCGAAAGGTATAATGATTCGGGATTTTCAGGCAAGAAATATAATGGTCAATAATGAAAATAAAGTTTCTTTTATTGATTATCAGTCTGCAATGAAAGGTCCTTTAATGTATGATGTCATTTCATTTTTGTTTCAGGCTAAAGCCAATTTTCCTGAGAATTTCAAAAACAAAATGCTTAATTTTTACATTCAACAGTTTGAAGATAAAGAAATTCAGTCTCAACTAAAAAAATCGGTAAAACCGATTCAGATGATGAGGTTTTTACAGGTTTTGGGAGCATACGGTTTCCGTGGACTGATTCAGAGAAAGCAACATTTCATTGCAAGCCTCGATAAAGGCATTCAAAATATTACAGAATTTTCAGAAGGTTGGGATGAGATGAAAAATTACCCAGAGCTGAAAAAAGTAATTGAACAGCTGAGTTCTGAAAAAGTCAAATTTAAAATATTAGAAATATTAAAGGTAAATTAA
- a CDS encoding nucleotidyltransferase family protein, giving the protein MKALIFAAGKGTRLKPFTDHHPKALAKVNGVPLLERNIKYLKSFGITDFVINIHHFGDQIVTFLKKNDNFGCKIEISDESDELLETGGGLIFAKEFLNHSEDFLIMNADILTKINIDDFVSYHKEIKDFATLAVSDRESSRKLLFNDDLVLRGWLNVQTGEQRLAEFNKGFRPLAFSGVHCINPVIFDKIKRKGKFSVMEEYLDLMQTEKIHGFVHDSILVDVGRPESVIEAEKYFK; this is encoded by the coding sequence ATGAAGGCATTAATTTTTGCAGCAGGAAAAGGCACCCGATTGAAACCTTTTACGGATCATCATCCTAAAGCTTTGGCTAAAGTGAATGGCGTTCCGCTTTTAGAAAGAAATATAAAATATCTCAAAAGTTTCGGGATTACTGACTTTGTGATCAATATCCATCATTTTGGGGATCAAATCGTTACGTTTTTAAAGAAAAATGATAATTTTGGTTGTAAGATTGAAATTTCCGATGAGTCTGATGAGTTACTGGAAACAGGCGGTGGTTTGATTTTTGCTAAAGAATTCCTCAATCATAGTGAAGACTTCCTGATTATGAATGCCGATATCCTTACCAAGATCAATATTGATGATTTTGTAAGCTATCACAAAGAAATTAAAGATTTTGCTACCTTAGCGGTTTCAGACAGAGAGAGTTCTAGAAAATTGTTATTTAATGATGACTTGGTTTTACGAGGCTGGCTTAATGTACAGACAGGAGAACAGCGTCTTGCAGAATTCAACAAGGGATTCAGACCTTTGGCTTTTAGCGGGGTGCATTGCATTAATCCTGTTATTTTTGACAAAATAAAAAGAAAGGGAAAGTTTTCTGTGATGGAAGAGTATCTGGATTTGATGCAGACTGAAAAAATACACGGTTTTGTGCACGACAGCATTTTAGTTGACGTAGGAAGACCGGAGTCTGTAATTGAAGCAGAAAAATATTTTAAATAA
- a CDS encoding DUF6702 family protein: protein MKKILYISGIFTLIILMSFSVADFFSSMTKADYVDGSKTLKFTMKVNTSHISDAIKINRNTAGFEAEVKKYVNNNFDVFVNGSPQALTFTGSQVSGETVWVYFEAGGISDINTLKIKNTLLLSAFPKQINLVSIAYKGNQKMMNFQRGKEVNEVSF, encoded by the coding sequence ATGAAAAAAATTTTATATATATCGGGTATTTTTACATTGATTATACTGATGAGTTTTTCTGTGGCAGACTTTTTCTCGTCCATGACAAAAGCAGATTATGTTGATGGTAGCAAAACGCTAAAGTTTACGATGAAAGTAAATACAAGCCATATTTCTGATGCGATTAAAATCAACAGAAATACTGCAGGATTTGAAGCTGAAGTAAAAAAATATGTAAATAATAATTTTGATGTATTTGTAAATGGCTCTCCTCAAGCCTTAACCTTCACGGGAAGTCAGGTAAGCGGAGAAACGGTTTGGGTGTATTTTGAAGCCGGAGGTATTTCTGATATTAATACTTTAAAAATAAAAAACACATTACTTTTGAGTGCGTTTCCTAAGCAAATAAACCTGGTAAGCATTGCATATAAAGGAAACCAGAAAATGATGAATTTTCAGCGCGGAAAAGAGGTAAATGAAGTTTCTTTTTAA
- a CDS encoding aspartate-semialdehyde dehydrogenase, whose protein sequence is MKVAVVGSTGMVGQVMLKVLEERNFPVTELIPVASERSIGKQVKYKQVDYTIVSIDDAIAAKPDIAIFSAGGDTSLEYAPKFAEAGITVIDNSSAWRMDPTKKLVVPEINADVLTKEDKIIANPNCSTIQLVMVLGPLNKKYDLKRVIVSTYQSVTGTGKAAVDQLNGEISGDDSVAKVYPYQIFKNALPHCDVFSDDDYTKEEIKLMKEPKKILGDDTFNLTATAVRVPVQGGHSESVNIEFENEFELDEVRKILSETPGVVVMDNVKNNEYPMPFYSEGKDEVFVGRIRRDLSQPKTLNLWIVADNLRKGAATNAVQIAEYLVANNLV, encoded by the coding sequence ATGAAAGTAGCTGTAGTAGGTTCAACAGGAATGGTTGGACAAGTGATGCTTAAAGTTCTCGAAGAGAGAAATTTCCCTGTAACAGAATTAATTCCGGTAGCTTCGGAAAGATCTATTGGTAAACAGGTGAAGTATAAACAGGTAGATTATACTATCGTAAGCATCGACGACGCTATAGCTGCCAAACCTGATATTGCAATTTTCTCTGCAGGAGGCGATACTTCTTTAGAATACGCTCCCAAATTTGCTGAAGCAGGAATTACCGTAATCGATAATTCTTCAGCTTGGAGAATGGATCCAACTAAAAAATTAGTTGTTCCGGAGATCAATGCTGATGTTTTAACAAAAGAAGACAAGATCATTGCCAACCCAAACTGTTCTACCATTCAGTTGGTAATGGTTTTAGGTCCGTTGAATAAAAAATACGACTTAAAAAGAGTCATTGTTTCTACCTATCAGTCTGTAACTGGAACCGGAAAAGCTGCTGTAGATCAGTTGAACGGAGAAATTAGCGGAGATGATTCTGTTGCTAAAGTTTATCCTTATCAGATCTTCAAAAATGCATTACCGCATTGTGATGTATTTTCGGATGATGATTATACTAAAGAAGAAATTAAATTAATGAAAGAGCCTAAGAAAATTTTAGGTGACGATACATTCAATTTAACAGCAACAGCGGTAAGAGTTCCCGTTCAGGGAGGTCATTCTGAAAGTGTAAACATCGAATTTGAAAACGAATTTGAATTGGATGAGGTAAGAAAAATCTTATCTGAAACTCCGGGAGTTGTCGTAATGGATAACGTAAAAAATAACGAATATCCTATGCCGTTCTATTCAGAAGGCAAAGACGAAGTTTTCGTCGGAAGAATCAGAAGAGATCTCTCGCAACCGAAAACACTAAACCTCTGGATTGTAGCAGACAATCTGCGAAAAGGCGCTGCAACCAACGCAGTACAAATTGCAGAATACTTGGTAGCAAACAACTTAGTATAA
- the xrtF gene encoding exosortase family protein XrtF — MLKDFKPVLGILLRFIIIYLVLLFAYQFYLTSFKAQGLDPYSRIIADHVMFIQNKMNFPTHLFDDVPNEQVGYIVKNQYVTRMVEGCNAVSVIILFMSFIFAFYKGIKTFVFVAASIIALYVMNVLRIVGLNIVTSDHPQYSKMSHDYLFPAVIYGSVVLLWLVWIKFFALKNENS, encoded by the coding sequence ATGTTAAAAGACTTTAAGCCTGTTTTGGGTATTTTGCTACGCTTTATCATCATTTATTTGGTGCTGCTTTTTGCGTATCAGTTTTATCTTACCAGTTTTAAAGCACAAGGTCTTGATCCTTATTCGCGAATAATTGCCGATCATGTGATGTTTATTCAGAATAAAATGAATTTCCCGACCCATCTTTTTGATGATGTTCCCAATGAACAGGTTGGCTATATTGTAAAAAACCAATATGTAACAAGAATGGTTGAAGGTTGTAATGCTGTCTCGGTAATCATTCTTTTTATGTCTTTTATTTTTGCATTTTATAAGGGAATTAAAACTTTCGTGTTCGTTGCAGCCAGTATCATAGCACTATACGTCATGAATGTTCTACGAATTGTCGGACTGAATATTGTAACCAGTGATCACCCGCAATACAGCAAAATGTCACATGATTATCTATTTCCGGCCGTTATTTACGGAAGTGTGGTTTTGCTTTGGTTAGTTTGGATTAAATTTTTTGCTTTGAAAAATGAAAATTCTTAA
- a CDS encoding exosortase F system-associated membrane protein — protein MKILNWFLVIVGVFGLVGVRMLEDQIFYDPFLNFFHEGNKDIPFPEFEWGKLIISHIFRFVLNLFFSCVIIHFLFKNKEWTVQGAVLISIIFVITFPIYLFCISDRFDIGYLFSFYMRRFVIQPLILLLIVPLFYYRKQMMLRNSN, from the coding sequence ATGAAAATTCTTAATTGGTTTCTGGTTATCGTTGGAGTTTTCGGACTAGTTGGAGTGAGAATGCTGGAAGACCAGATTTTCTACGATCCTTTTTTGAATTTTTTCCATGAAGGCAATAAAGATATTCCTTTTCCTGAATTTGAATGGGGAAAACTGATTATCAGTCATATTTTCAGGTTTGTTTTAAACCTATTTTTTTCATGTGTTATCATTCATTTTTTATTTAAAAATAAGGAATGGACAGTTCAAGGAGCGGTCTTAATTTCGATTATTTTCGTGATTACGTTTCCGATCTATCTGTTTTGTATTTCAGACAGGTTTGATATTGGTTATCTTTTCTCTTTTTATATGAGGAGGTTTGTGATACAGCCTTTGATTCTACTTTTGATTGTTCCTTTGTTTTATTACAGAAAGCAAATGATGTTGAGGAATTCAAATTAA
- a CDS encoding cation diffusion facilitator family transporter, which translates to MATKNINKDKIGFQKIIAVFGVILFIGKIIAWKLTDSDAVFSDAMESIVNVISAFMGLYSLHLASKPKDEDHPYGHGKVEFVTSGIEGALIAIAGVMIIYEGIHSLVTGKTLSELDWGIAIIAATAIINYILGYISVKKGERENSLVLISSGKHLQSDTITTLGVVISLIIVYFTKIYWIDSVVALIFGFYIIFVGYKIVRKSLRGIMDEQDPELLNNIIDLLEKNRKIEWIDIHNMKIQQFGSSLHIDAHITLPYYYSLREAHNQMEQVILLLAKNTKRTVEFNFHMDDCKTISCPLCQIMDCPVRKQPFVKRVEWTAENVTRVEKHTVD; encoded by the coding sequence ATGGCAACAAAAAATATCAATAAAGACAAAATAGGCTTCCAGAAAATCATTGCCGTTTTCGGAGTCATTTTATTCATCGGAAAAATCATCGCGTGGAAACTCACAGATTCCGATGCTGTATTTTCTGATGCTATGGAAAGTATTGTTAATGTTATCAGTGCTTTTATGGGATTATATTCTTTGCATTTGGCATCAAAACCAAAAGACGAAGACCATCCTTACGGACACGGAAAAGTAGAATTTGTCACCTCCGGAATTGAAGGAGCATTGATTGCCATTGCAGGAGTAATGATTATCTATGAAGGGATCCACAGTTTGGTGACCGGAAAAACGCTTAGCGAATTAGATTGGGGAATTGCCATTATTGCAGCAACCGCCATTATCAATTATATTTTAGGATATATTTCAGTTAAAAAAGGGGAACGAGAAAACTCTTTGGTTCTCATATCATCAGGAAAACATCTTCAGTCAGATACGATTACCACATTGGGGGTGGTGATCAGTTTAATTATCGTGTATTTCACCAAAATCTATTGGATTGACTCTGTTGTTGCCTTAATATTCGGTTTCTACATTATTTTCGTAGGCTACAAAATTGTTAGAAAATCGCTTCGTGGGATTATGGACGAGCAAGATCCCGAACTTCTAAACAACATTATTGATCTTCTCGAAAAAAACAGAAAAATAGAATGGATTGACATTCACAACATGAAAATCCAGCAGTTTGGTTCGTCACTTCACATCGATGCGCACATCACTTTGCCATATTATTACAGCCTTCGCGAAGCGCATAATCAAATGGAGCAGGTGATACTTCTTTTAGCCAAAAACACCAAACGTACCGTAGAATTCAATTTCCATATGGATGATTGCAAGACCATTTCTTGCCCACTTTGTCAGATCATGGATTGCCCTGTACGAAAACAACCATTTGTAAAAAGAGTAGAATGGACGGCAGAAAATGTAACAAGAGTCGAAAAACATACTGTCGATTAG